One Diabrotica virgifera virgifera chromosome 3, PGI_DIABVI_V3a genomic window carries:
- the LOC114326338 gene encoding gastrula zinc finger protein XlCGF57.1-like isoform X2, with protein sequence MFIGNEVKQEDAELTCKREIANEVDEITEDSLKIEIKEEAVWEDTTDTFDYLDVKKCSIKAEIEPDDGFSCKYMKPDASSLLTNHERSGCNFNQYVTSTTKVKTEEQHFICIICKKSVSNSDRLEHMCIQTEKKSFACKVCTKQFSTKKYLRRHMKAHTDQNLFKCEICNKQLSTKQVLQRHNMRVHTDKKFKCEICTKEFLTKGSLKTHMRVHGGEKPFECEICTRQFSLKGYLRKHMKLHSDQKPFECEICNKKFSLKDYLIKHMQLHSDEKSFKCEICTKKFLLKDYLRKHMQLHSDEKSFKCEICTKPFLEKRYLETHMRVHTGEKPFKCEICVKHFSTKLYLKTHMIVHTGEKQIECKICVKQFSTKQVLKLHMRVHTGEKPFECDICTKKFSTKGNLMLHKKLHTDEKFKCEICNKQFLIKQSLKTHARVHTGEKPFKCGICTKPFSTQRNLKTHMTVHTGDKPFECKKPFECEICVKQFSTKQVLKLHMRVHTGEKPFECDICTKKFSTKSYLNLHKKLHTDEKFKCEICNKQFSIKQNLKTHMRVHTGEKPFKCGICTKRFSTKQNLKTHMRVHTGEKPFECDICTKKCSTKSYLNLHKKLHTDEKF encoded by the exons ATGTTTATTGGGAATGAAGTAAAACAAGAAGATGCTGAACTGACTTGCAAAAGGGAAATAGCTAATGAAGTAGATGAAATTACAGAGGATTCTTTGAAGATTGAAATTAAAGAGGAAGCTGTCTGGGAAGATACAACTGACACATTTGATTATTTAGATGTTAAGAAATGTTCTATAAAAGCTGAAATAGAACCAGATGATG GTTTCTCTTGTAAATATATGAAACCTGATGCCAGTAGCCTATTAACAAATCATGAAAGAAGTGGCTGTAATTTCAATCAATATGTAACTTCCACTACCAAAGTCAAGACTGAAGAACAACATTTTATATGTATCATTTGCAAGAAATCAGTGTCAAACAGTGATCGTTTAGAACATATGTGTATACAGACTGAGAAAAAATCCTTTGCATGTAAAGTTTGCACCAAACAATTTTCAACTAAGAAATATTTAAGAAGGCATATGAAAGCTCATACTGATCAAAATCTAttcaaatgtgaaatttgcaataAGCAGCTTTCAACGAAACAAGTTCTACAACGGCAtaatatgagagtgcatactgataaaaaatttaaatgtgaaatttgcaccaaagaGTTTTTAACGAAAGGGTCTCTAAAAACACATATGAGAGTGCATggtggtgaaaaaccatttgaatgtgaaatttgcaccaggCAGTTTTCATTAAAGGGTTATTTAAGAAAACACATGAAGTTGCATTCTGATCAAAAACcgtttgaatgtgaaatttgtaacAAAAAGTTTTCATTAAAGGATTATTTAATAAAACATATGCAATTGCATTCTGATGAAAAAtcatttaaatgtgaaatttgcactaaaaagtttttattaaaggATTATTTAAGAAAACATATGCAATTGCATTCTGATGAAAAAtcatttaaatgtgaaatttgcaccaaaccgTTTCTAGAGAAACGGTACTTAGAAacacatatgagagtgcatactggagaaaaaccatttaaatgtgaaatttgcgtCAAACATTTTTCAACGaaactatatttaaaaacacatatgatagtgcatactggagaaaaacagATTGAATGTAAAATTTGCGTCAAACAGTTCTCAACGAAACAAGTTTTAAAAttgcatatgagagtgcatactggtgaaaaaccatttgaatgtgataTTTGCAccaaaaaattttcaacaaagGGCAACTTAATGTTGCATAAGAAATTGCATACTGatgaaaaatttaaatgtgaaatttgcaacaaacagtttttaattaaacaaaGTTTAAAAACGCATgcgagagtgcatactggtgaaaaaccatttaaatgtggAATTTGCACCAAACCGTTTTCAACCCAACGAAATTTAAAAACGCATATGACAGTGCATACTGGTGATAAACCATTTGAATGCAAGAAACcgtttgaatgtgaaatttgcgtcaaacagttttcaacgaaacaagttttaaaattgcatatgagagtgcatactggtgaaaaaccatttgaatgtgataTTTGCAccaaaaaattttcaacaaagAGTTATTTAAATTTACATAAGAAATTGCATACTGatgaaaaatttaaatgtgaaatttgcaacaaacagttttcaataaaacaaaacttaaaaacgcatatgagagtgcatactggtgaaaaac